AATTGCTAATGGTTTGTCGTCGGCAGCAATATGCTGAGAACTCCATATCAGTTGCAGAAAGTCGTGATCGGGCGTAGTGATTTCTTCAATATTGTAATCAACGGTAAGGTTTGGGCGAAAAAAGCGCGGTAAAATGGTTTGTGCGTGCCGATTGGTCATCCACCAAGCTGGCTTAAAGTTTTGATCCATGGCTGTGTACAAAAGAAAAATATTTGTTCAGTGTATCATACCAATTCGCAATTATAATTATTCATTTTTAGGGACTGTTGACCTTTTAAGTTCGTTTTTGCAGCAGTTTGATTGGGTTTTATACAAGGCAGAGGCTGCGTGGCATAGTTATTCTATGTGAGCCAGCCGATAACACAGTATAAAAGCCAATCAAGCGCTGCCGAACGGTTCTTTTGAGCGCACTTTTCTCATTGTTGCTCGATATTCGCTTAGGTTGCTAGGCCACACATCGAGCGCCGCGATAAAAGCACGCTCAATGAGAACAAAAATAGAACAGCAAAGATCAACAGACCCTAGGCATTAAATCTGTTGCTAACCGCGTTAAAGTTTTTTATGTAGCGCAGCTTTATAGTGAAATGCTTGCCGTGCTACCAGCGCTTAAAATAGAGCGCTTAATTATCCAAATTGGTATTAGAAAAAATAAAGCACCAAACTAGTTGCCTAGTTTGATGCTTTAGTGCGTCGTGCTTAATTCTAACAGGGTTTTTCAAATGCCGGCCCAAGCCCACATTATCAAATTTATAAAACTGGTTATGACTCGCTAGGCTGATCGTTCTTAATCTTATTGATAAAGAAGCCTACGTAGAAAAGGCAAAGAACAATAACAACACCTAAAATGCCAAATGATAAAAAGAGCACAGGGTCCTGGAAAAAGTCTCTAAATAAATTGCTCATTGTGTTTCTCCTCTAACGTCAACACGAAAGAGAATAGAATAAGGTGAGCATAATGATCATGACTTAGATCAATATTTATCCCGCGTATTTACGCGTGTTACGCAAGTTGAGTTAATGTTTGATCTAGGTCAGTTTTTGGCACTGCTAAAATGCTTTCTAGGTAGTATTTAAGCGGGCAGGTGGGAGGCGAATCGTTTGCTGTTGCGCGATTAAAGGCGTCTACTAGCAATTGCTGTTCTTGTTTTTCAAGCTCTAACTCGGCATTGAGCATATGGGTTCGCAATGCTGAATAATTATCCATTGTTTGCAACGACTGTTTGAAGTTGGCTCGTATTTGGCGAAGCGGTTGCGTGTAGTTTTGGCTAAATTCCGTAACGTGTGCATGTAATACGGTAATGGTTGAGGTGCTTACGATTATGTTTTGATGCGATAGGTATTTAAGTAGTAAGCACAAATTGATATTGGCAGCGTATTTATCTTGCAGCTGTAAAAGCGCGCGGCTATGCGCGCTTTTGCTGTAATACTGCAAAGCAAACTGCCAGAGGTTGCTACTCTGCAAATTGGGCTGCAAAGTCAGCTTCCTCTTGTTCAAGTGTTTCGAGTTTTTCAAGCAGGCTTTCTTCAATCTCATTGAGCTGTGGCGCAAGTTTCGCCTGTTCCGCTAGCTGTTTATTAAGCTCTGCCTTATTTTCATCTTGATAGATGCTGGCGTCCGCAAGTGCGCT
This region of Pseudoalteromonas spongiae UST010723-006 genomic DNA includes:
- a CDS encoding DUF3149 domain-containing protein → MSNLFRDFFQDPVLFLSFGILGVVIVLCLFYVGFFINKIKNDQPSES
- a CDS encoding TIGR02444 family protein, translated to MRLKKACLKNSKHLNKRKLTLQPNLQSSNLWQFALQYYSKSAHSRALLQLQDKYAANINLCLLLKYLSHQNIIVSTSTITVLHAHVTEFSQNYTQPLRQIRANFKQSLQTMDNYSALRTHMLNAELELEKQEQQLLVDAFNRATANDSPPTCPLKYYLESILAVPKTDLDQTLTQLA